In Ferviditalea candida, the genomic window CAAAAGGCACCTACTGTCTACGGTAAACATATTCATTTTCGAGAGGCTTTCATCAGACGACATCACATAGCCTACCACTCGGGATCGAAAAAGTCAATACCGCTATGCAGCACCCATACTCCCTTATCTGTAAGATTGGGTGTTGACTTTAACGCTCGGTCCCATTGTGGAAGATATCGCGATGTTTTTCAGATAAACGCCTTTGGCCGCTGCCGGCTTGGCTCTCAGCAGCGCTTCGATTAATGCGCGCAAGTTGTCGTTGAGCTTATCCGCGTCAAAGGACACCTTGCCGATCGGCGCATGAATTTGTCCGGCTTTATCAAGACGATACTCGATTTTACCCGCCTTGATTTCCTGCACCGCCTTGGCCACTTCGAACGTTACCGTACCCGCTTTCGGATTCGGCATCAGTCCTTTGCCGCCAAGGATCCGACCCAGCTTACCCACCTCCCCCATCATGTCTGGGGTGGCTACGCATACGTCGAATTCCAGCCAGCCTTGCTGGATTTTATTGATATAATCCTGATCGCCGACAAAATCGGCTCCCGCATTCTCAGCTTCTTTGGCTTTGTCGCCTTTGGCAAAAACAAGCACGCGTCTTGTTTTCCCCGTTCCATGAGGCATTACGACAACGCCGCGAACGGCCTGATCCTGCTTCTTCGGATCGACTCCCAGACGAACCGCCACTTCAACGGTTTCGTCAAACTTTGCCGTCGCCATTTTCTTTACGAGCTCAACCGCTTCGGCAGGCTCATACTGGGCATCGCTGTCGACTAATTTCAAGGCCTCGAGATACTTTTTGCCTTGCTTGGCCATTTCCATTTCCTCCTTCTGTGGTAATAACGGATAATCCTCCCACGCTTTGCAAAAACGGGTTTAATCAGTCTTCGATTTTAATGCCCATGCTGCGTGCGGTTCCTTCAACCATACGCATGGCGGCTTCAACTGACGCCGCATTCAAATCCGGCATTTTTTGCTCGGCAATTTCACGGACTTTGGCCCGCTTCACCGTAGCCACTTTTTTCTTGTTCGGTTCGCCCGAACCCTTTTCGATTCCTGCTACGACACGCAGCAAAACAGCAGCCGGCGGAGTTTTGGTGATGAACGTGAATGAGCGATCCTCAAAAACCGAAATCTCCACAGGAATGATCAATCCTGTTTGATCAGCCGTACGCGCGTTGAATTCCTTGCAGAATGCCATAATGTTGACACCAGCTTGCCCCAGCGCCGGTCCAATAGGCGGTGCCGGATTAGCTTTTCCTGCGGGAACCTGCAGTTTGACGACTTTAATAACCTTTTTGGCCATGCGAGACACCTCCTTGCCCATAATGTGGTAAATACGGGAATGACCCTCCCACCAAGATAAACGACTGCGCCATATGTGCATACGGCTTGCCGCATACCATCGATGATTCAGACATGCAATTCCGGAAAAAAGCACCTTCCCGAATCATCAAACAAGGTCTATCCTGCAGGAATAGACCTTGAGAAATCTAAGCCGCAAAGGATGGAAGCAGCTATTATATTTTTTCCACTTGAGTAAAATCCAACTCGAGCGGGGTTTCCCTGCCGAACATATTGACATGAACCTTAAGTTTGCTTTTATCTGCAAGAATATCCTCTACCGTGCCCACGAAGTCCGCAAATGGGCCGACTTTGACGCGAACGGTTTCCTTTAGATCGAAATCGATCTTCGGCTTGGGCTCTTCCATACCCATATGTTTAAGAATGGCTTCGGCCTCATCAGGTTGAAGAGGTATGGGTTTCGAACCGGAGCCGGATGACCCGACAAAACCGGTAACCCCCGGCGTGTTTCGCACGACATACCAAGAATCGTCCGTCTGTATCATCTCGACCAGCACGTAGCCGGGATACACTTTGCGCATGACGATTTTCTTTTTGCCGTCCTTGTTCACGATTTCTTCTTCCATCGGAACCAGCACACGGAATATCTTGTCCTGCATATCCATCGATTCCACGCGCTTTTCCAAATTGGCTTTCACTTTGTTCTCATACCCTGAATAGGTATGCACCACATACCATCTTTTTTCCATAAAAGGCCACCTTCAGATCTACCTGAAAATTCACTTCCGCTTAAAACTGTTCCATGTGAATTCTTCGAGGACGCTTCCGCTTGCCATTTGATAATGGCATAGGGCGTCTGCTTATTTAAAAATAACGCGCAGCAGTTCGGAAAGACCAAGATCGATAAGCGCAAAATAGATCGTTACAAACAGAACCGTCACCACAACCACAACGGTATAGCTCGACAGTTCTTTGCGACCCGGCCAGCGAACCTTTTTCAGTTCGGACCAACTGTCTGCAAAAAAAGAAAATGTAGTTCCAAACCCCTGCTTCATTCTGTTCAGAAACGCCACTCAACTCCACCTCCATACCCTACCTTGTCTCGCGATGAAGCACAGTCTCATTGCAGAACTTGCAGAATTTCTTCATCTCCAAGCGGTCGGGGTTGTTTCGCTTGTTCTTATTGGTCGTATAATTCCTCTGCTTGCAGTTTGTGCAAGCCAGTGTAATGATAACCCGCATGTTGGACACCTCCCGAACAAAACCTTCTTAAGATAGCAAACCATTAACAAATTAAAAAAAGTCCCTCTTTTCAGGGGCTACCTAAAACACTTTAGCACAACCAAATGTACGTGTCAAGAAAATGTTGTTTGCGGGGGTGCCGAAAGGCTGCTCAAGCCAACCGATCTCCAATATCTCAAATTATTGCCAACAACTCGGCCCTTATACATATTAAAATGCTCCTGCAACGGATGCTTCTTAGAAAACGATGTCGCGAACTTCCAAATAACGCTCGAGCTTGCGCTTCACGCGCTGCAGGGCATTATCGATCGACTTCACATGCCGGTCAAGATCCACGGCGATTTCCTGATACGAGCGTCCGTCCAGATAGAGCATCAGCACCTTGCGCTCGAGATCGCTGAGAATCTCCCCCATTTTATCTTCCAATCCGGAAAATTCCTCTTTGTTGATCATCAATTCTTCCGGATCAGAAACTTTGGAGCCGCATATGACATCGAGCAGCGTACGGTCGGAGTCTTCATCATAAATGGGCTTGTCCAATGAAACGTATGAATTTAAAGGGATGTGCTTTTGTCTGGTCGCGGTCTTGATCGCGGTAATGATCTGCCTGGTGATGCACAGCTCGGCAAAGGCCTTGAATGAGGCCAGCTTGTCTCCCCGAAAATCGCGAATCGATTTATAGAGACCGATCATTCCTTCTTGCACAATATCTTCCCGATCGGCGCCAATCAAAAAATAAGAGCGGGCTTTGGCTCGAACGAAATTCTTGTACTTGTTGATCAAGTATTCCAATGCTTCGCTGTCCCCCAAACGGACCGCTTCCACTACATCCTCATCCGTCTTGAGGTCATACTCTTGCATACCCGACTCATTGAGGTCGACATTCACTAACATCCCTCCGGCCTGCAAGGCTGCGCGATTCTTTACTCAAAGATAGGATAAGTATACATGACAAATTCTGATATCGTCAACCAGTTATACGCAGTTATTCAAGGCTTTGCAGGATTTTTCACTCTCTGCTCCTACGCCACTTTTCGAATATATTCCTGATTTCCTTGCTTAACGCATTATCGAAGGTGCTGCCTCTCGGGCCTCGCTCTCCTTCAATTTTGGCGGAGATTTCTTTTCCGCTCTGCTGAACCATGATCAGCAGTTCTCTGGCCGAAATCCGCAGCGCTCCTTTTCCGAACGTCACATGCTGCTCGACAAAGTCGGAGGTGGCCACATGAATCCGGACTCTTTTTTGCGACAATTCGGCTACAAGGCGTTCGATGCATTCATCTGCGGTTTCTTTCTCCCGCGTATAAATCACCTTTAATTTGCTTCGATTGTATTCCCTCCCCAAGCCGGGCACCTGGTGGGCATCAAAAACAATCAAAATCCGCATTCCGGAGTATCCCTGGTAATTGGCAAGAATATCAATCAGGCGATCTCTGGCCTCTTCCAGATTGACCTCTTTGAGCTTTGTCAAAGCGGGCCAGGCTCCTATAATGTTATAACCGTCGACAATCAGATATTCCTGCATGGCCCACTCTCTTATCCATTGTTCTTTCTTTGTCTGACAACCTCATACATCAAAACTCCGGCAGCCACCGAAGCGTTCAGAGAATTGATCCGGCCTTGCATCGGGAGCTTAACCAGAAAGTCGCATTTTTCTTTGATCAAACGGCTGATGCCCTTGTTTTCGTTCCCGATGACCAATGCAAGCGGCAGTGACAAATCCAAGCCATACACGTCCTGCTCGGCTTCCGCATCGGCTCCGGCGATCCATATTCCCCATTCCTTCAAGCGATCGATCGTCTGCGCAAGATTGGTCACCCTCGCAACAGGCACATATTCGACCGCACCCGCGGATGTCTTCGATACGGTGGCGGTCAATCCGACGGACCGCCGTTTCGGAATCACGACGCCATGTACGCCGGTGCAGTCGGCTGTCCGCAAAATCGATCCGAGATTATGAGGATCTTCAATTTCATCGAGCAAGCATAGAAAGGGCATTTCATTTTTCCGCTTGGCCTCGGCCACAATATCCTCAAGATCAACGTATTCATGCGCGGCAGCCTGTGCCACAACACCTTGGTGCTGGATGCCGGGAACCAGCTGATCCAGTTTCCGCCTGTCGGCAAATTGAACGACCGCTCCCGCATTTTTGGCTTCTTCCACAATCGGATGCATCGTGTTTTTTTGCGATTGCTCAGCAATCCATACTTTGTGCACCGCCCGACCGGAACGGAATGCCTCCAGCACCGGATGGCGGCCTGCAATATATTCTTCTGCCATCATTCATCCTCCTCGTTATTTTTCCGATATGGGGGAATGGATCGGAATAACCTGATCCAGCAGAGCGCGAAGCCGGTCAAATCTCTCGCTGTAATAGAGATAGCCGATCAGGCATTCGAACGCAGTGGCGTGGCGGTAATCCAAAATATCCGCATTTTTCGGCACACTCCCGGATTTCGCATTGCGCCCCCTTTTGACAACATCCAATTCCTCCTCGGTAAGCAACGGCAGCCAATTCTTCAAAAATTGGGCCTGCGCTTTGGCCGAGACGAATTTCACCGCTTGGGCATGAAGATGCTGCGGACGATGATTGCGCAAAGATATGAGATACTGCCTGACGTACACATCGTATACTGCGTCCCCGATGTAGGCCAACACCAGCGGATTCAATTGGCTGGGGTCTTTGGAAGGCGGAAAAGCAAACAATGAGCCGTTCATCCGTCAAACCTTCCGCCGCCAGCGGATTCCCTGCTGCGTATCCTCCAGTTGAATCCCCTTAGCCGTTAGCTGATCACGAATCTCATCGGCCCTCGCCCAGTTCTTGTTCTTCCGGGCTTCAATCCGTTCCGCTATCAGCTTCTCCACTTCCTCATCCAACAGCTCCGCTTCTTCTCCCTGGAGAATGCCGAAGATGTCGTCAATTTGCTTAAAGGCATCCATGGCATGCTGCAGGGCTTGGTGGGGAATCGATTCCGATTTCAGATACAGATTGGCTTCGCTGACCATATCAAAAACGGCAGTGATCGCATCCGGGGTATTGAAGTCCTCCTGCATCTTTTCGTGAAATCTTTCCATCGCTTGATCGATTTTTTCCATGAATGCCCGATCGTGATCGCGAAGCACGGCGTCCATTGCCGTTTTCCGACGATGCCGCAAATCCGCAAGGCAATTGTCGATCCGTTCCAAACTATGTCCCGTGTGCTCCATAATCTCGTGGCTGAAATTCAACGGGCTGCGGTAATGCGCGGAAAGCATGAAAAAACGGATGACTTGAAAACGGTACATCTGCAGCATATCCCGCACGTCGATCCCGTTGTTCAAGGATTTGGACATTTTTTCGTTGTTGATGTTAATGTATCCATTATGCATCCAATACTTCACAAAGGTCTGTCCATTGAGCGCCTCGGACTGCGCCCGTTCACATTCGTGATGGGGAAACTGCAGATCCTGTCCTCCCCCATGGATGTCCAGCGTCTCCCCAAGATATTTTTTGGCCATGGTCGAGCATTCGATATGCCACCCCGGACGGCCTTCGCCCCACGGACTGGACCATTTGATCTCACCGGGCTTGGCTTTTTTCCACAGCACAAAATCCCGGGGGTCCTCTTTTCTTTCATCGACCTCCACGCGGATGCCGTATTGAAGCTCCTCCAGATTTTTGTGAGAGAGTTCGCCGTACTTCGGATATTTTTCAGTCCGGAAGTATACGTCTCCTTCTTTCTCGTATGCATACCCCGAATCCGTCAATCCTTGAATGAACTGAATGATCTCCTGCATATTCTCTGTGACCCGCGGATGAACGGTTGCTTCCCGGATCCCCAGGCCTCCGACATCCTCATAAAAGGCTTCGATGAATTTGTCGGACAGCTCCGGCACGCTCATTCCCGTTTCCAAAGACTTGCGGATCAATTTATCGTCAACATCGGTAAAGTTCATGACGTATGACACTTCATAGCCGATGGCGGTCAA contains:
- the rplA gene encoding 50S ribosomal protein L1 yields the protein MAKQGKKYLEALKLVDSDAQYEPAEAVELVKKMATAKFDETVEVAVRLGVDPKKQDQAVRGVVVMPHGTGKTRRVLVFAKGDKAKEAENAGADFVGDQDYINKIQQGWLEFDVCVATPDMMGEVGKLGRILGGKGLMPNPKAGTVTFEVAKAVQEIKAGKIEYRLDKAGQIHAPIGKVSFDADKLNDNLRALIEALLRAKPAAAKGVYLKNIAISSTMGPSVKVNTQSYR
- the rplK gene encoding 50S ribosomal protein L11; its protein translation is MAKKVIKVVKLQVPAGKANPAPPIGPALGQAGVNIMAFCKEFNARTADQTGLIIPVEISVFEDRSFTFITKTPPAAVLLRVVAGIEKGSGEPNKKKVATVKRAKVREIAEQKMPDLNAASVEAAMRMVEGTARSMGIKIED
- the nusG gene encoding transcription termination/antitermination protein NusG, coding for MEKRWYVVHTYSGYENKVKANLEKRVESMDMQDKIFRVLVPMEEEIVNKDGKKKIVMRKVYPGYVLVEMIQTDDSWYVVRNTPGVTGFVGSSGSGSKPIPLQPDEAEAILKHMGMEEPKPKIDFDLKETVRVKVGPFADFVGTVEDILADKSKLKVHVNMFGRETPLELDFTQVEKI
- the secE gene encoding preprotein translocase subunit SecE, encoding MAFLNRMKQGFGTTFSFFADSWSELKKVRWPGRKELSSYTVVVVVTVLFVTIYFALIDLGLSELLRVIFK
- the rpmG gene encoding 50S ribosomal protein L33 encodes the protein MRVIITLACTNCKQRNYTTNKNKRNNPDRLEMKKFCKFCNETVLHRETR
- the sigH gene encoding RNA polymerase sporulation sigma factor SigH — protein: MNVDLNESGMQEYDLKTDEDVVEAVRLGDSEALEYLINKYKNFVRAKARSYFLIGADREDIVQEGMIGLYKSIRDFRGDKLASFKAFAELCITRQIITAIKTATRQKHIPLNSYVSLDKPIYDEDSDRTLLDVICGSKVSDPEELMINKEEFSGLEDKMGEILSDLERKVLMLYLDGRSYQEIAVDLDRHVKSIDNALQRVKRKLERYLEVRDIVF
- a CDS encoding NYN domain-containing protein, with translation MQEYLIVDGYNIIGAWPALTKLKEVNLEEARDRLIDILANYQGYSGMRILIVFDAHQVPGLGREYNRSKLKVIYTREKETADECIERLVAELSQKRVRIHVATSDFVEQHVTFGKGALRISARELLIMVQQSGKEISAKIEGERGPRGSTFDNALSKEIRNIFEKWRRSRE
- the rlmB gene encoding 23S rRNA (guanosine(2251)-2'-O)-methyltransferase RlmB, which translates into the protein MAEEYIAGRHPVLEAFRSGRAVHKVWIAEQSQKNTMHPIVEEAKNAGAVVQFADRRKLDQLVPGIQHQGVVAQAAAHEYVDLEDIVAEAKRKNEMPFLCLLDEIEDPHNLGSILRTADCTGVHGVVIPKRRSVGLTATVSKTSAGAVEYVPVARVTNLAQTIDRLKEWGIWIAGADAEAEQDVYGLDLSLPLALVIGNENKGISRLIKEKCDFLVKLPMQGRINSLNASVAAGVLMYEVVRQRKNNG
- a CDS encoding Mini-ribonuclease 3, which encodes MNGSLFAFPPSKDPSQLNPLVLAYIGDAVYDVYVRQYLISLRNHRPQHLHAQAVKFVSAKAQAQFLKNWLPLLTEEELDVVKRGRNAKSGSVPKNADILDYRHATAFECLIGYLYYSERFDRLRALLDQVIPIHSPISEK
- the cysS gene encoding cysteine--tRNA ligase, with the translated sequence MALKIYNTLTRSKEIFEPLTPGKVKMYVCGPTVYNYIHIGNARPFIFFDVVRRYLTAIGYEVSYVMNFTDVDDKLIRKSLETGMSVPELSDKFIEAFYEDVGGLGIREATVHPRVTENMQEIIQFIQGLTDSGYAYEKEGDVYFRTEKYPKYGELSHKNLEELQYGIRVEVDERKEDPRDFVLWKKAKPGEIKWSSPWGEGRPGWHIECSTMAKKYLGETLDIHGGGQDLQFPHHECERAQSEALNGQTFVKYWMHNGYININNEKMSKSLNNGIDVRDMLQMYRFQVIRFFMLSAHYRSPLNFSHEIMEHTGHSLERIDNCLADLRHRRKTAMDAVLRDHDRAFMEKIDQAMERFHEKMQEDFNTPDAITAVFDMVSEANLYLKSESIPHQALQHAMDAFKQIDDIFGILQGEEAELLDEEVEKLIAERIEARKNKNWARADEIRDQLTAKGIQLEDTQQGIRWRRKV